GTGTATTTTCCCCTCGGCTCTAAGCTGAAAGCGTTGTAGAACGTAGCTATTTCGTACAGCTTGGACACAGGTATATCCAGCCTCTCGGCCACATAGAGAAGGGTTTCTTTGGGTAGGTAGTTGAACTCAGAGTTTATGTCCTCGAGAATGGGTATTTCGACCCCTTCTCCACCTTCGTATTTTCCTATTATCTCATCTAGCCTTGCCAGCAACTCTTTCTCTATGGCTGGAGCAATCGAAGGGACTTCAGGAATCTCAGGCCTGTTCCTCACAAGACAGTTGGTCCAGCAGTCTCCGCAGCCTGTGCACTTCTCCATATCTACTGATCTCGCCTTTTTCTTAATCTTCGCCTTGAAATTGCCCACATAGCCTGAGATCTCCTCGAGTTCAGAGTACGTATGCAGTTTGATCAAGGGATTCTGGGCCACCTCGACCATCTTTGGGGTCATTATGCATTGAGAGCAGTCAAGGGTGGGAAATGTCTCTGAGAGCTGAGCCATGTGCCCGCCAATTGAAGGGTCCTTTTCAACGAGCAGGGTTTCATAGCCGCTGTTGGCGATGTCTAGTGCAGCCTGCATCCCAGCGATGCCGGCCCCGACTACAAGGGCTTTCTTGGTAACAGGGACCTTCACCGGTATCAAAGGTATATTCCTGCTCGCCTTCTCCACCATGGCCTGTATCAACTTGATCGCCTTGGCAGTCGCTTTCTCTCTGTCGTCATGGACCCAGCTGCACTGCTCTCTTATGTTAGCTTCTTCTAGGAGATATGGATTCAGCCCCGCGGACTGGGCAGCGCGCCGAAAAGTCGTCAGGTGGAGGTTAGGCGAACATGCCGCCACAACTACAGCGTCAAGCTCGTCATCTTCAATCGATTTTTTGATGAGGTTCTGTCCGGGATCCGAACACATGTATTGGTAGTGCTCGGCCCTCACAACTCCCGGATACTCGGCCAACTGTCGAGCTGCATGCGCAACATCAACGTTGGTCGCGATATTTATCCCGCAGTGGCATACAAAAACACCAATTTTCTTCAATTCCGAGGTCCTTTTCCGTTACTACACAGTGTCCGGCTTCTGTTCGCTGTGTTGCGGAACACCACAGCGAATCAGGACATTTTACGATAATAGGCAATCCAGTCAAGGCTATTCTTTTTGGAAATGTAGGAATTTTGGGCATTTAGCCCATCTGCCCTGTACGCTATACGATAGCTATCAGCCCCCACGAAGTCCGAAGGTCGAAAATCGGGGCCTCTTTTTAGGCCCCCTACACTTCTCCGTCAACCAATCTCAACAGCTAAGTTCACGGGTCAGGGCGGGAGCGCATCAGTGCCACCCG
This genomic interval from candidate division TA06 bacterium contains the following:
- a CDS encoding FAD-binding protein, translated to MKKIGVFVCHCGINIATNVDVAHAARQLAEYPGVVRAEHYQYMCSDPGQNLIKKSIEDDELDAVVVAACSPNLHLTTFRRAAQSAGLNPYLLEEANIREQCSWVHDDREKATAKAIKLIQAMVEKASRNIPLIPVKVPVTKKALVVGAGIAGMQAALDIANSGYETLLVEKDPSIGGHMAQLSETFPTLDCSQCIMTPKMVEVAQNPLIKLHTYSELEEISGYVGNFKAKIKKKARSVDMEKCTGCGDCWTNCLVRNRPEIPEVPSIAPAIEKELLARLDEIIGKYEGGEGVEIPILEDINSEFNYLPKETLLYVAERLDIPVSKLYEIATFYNAFSLEPRGKYTINVCLGTACHVQGGARLLERVEEDLNIEAGQTTEDMNFSLETVRCLGCCGLAPVVTVGDDLYGKVRQVKIPTILKKYKGG